Proteins encoded in a region of the Trichosurus vulpecula isolate mTriVul1 chromosome 9, mTriVul1.pri, whole genome shotgun sequence genome:
- the LOC118832209 gene encoding cathelicidin-related peptide Bf-CRAMP-like, whose amino-acid sequence MEPLGMLLLLAGVAALLPAQVWPQSSLSYEKALSAGIYFYNQVHGRDNAFQVWQVHSPPSGQPSQEQTQKLLSFTLKETVCPVIEELPLDQCDFKTDGLMKECQGSVSNGQDIGAIILTCDPVDPEPLRFKRRRCLERRTCNPYRLFGGIRRHSQWAK is encoded by the exons ATGGAGCCACTCGGGATGCTGCTGCTGTTGGCTGGTGTGGCTGCTCTCCTTCCTGCACAAGTTTGGCCTCAGTCCTCCCTAAGCTATGAGAAGGCCCTCTCTGCAGGCATTTACTTCTACAACCAGGTACATGGGAGAGAcaatgcattccaggtatggcaAGTCCACTCTCCTCCATCTGGTCAG CCTTCCCAAGAGCAAACCCAGAAGCTTCTGAGTTTTACCTTGAAGGAAACTGTGTGCCCAGTGATTGAGGAGCTCCCCCTGGACCAGTGTGATTTTAAAACAGATGGG CTGATGAAAGAATGTCAAGGATCAGTATCCAATGGACAGGACATTGGTGCCATCATCCTCACCTGTGACCCAGTGGACCCAGAG CCTCTTCGCTTCAAAAGAAGACGTTGCCTAGAGAGGAGGACATGCAACCCTTATCGCCTCTTTGGAGGCATAAGGAGACACTCCCAATGGGCCAAGTGA